From the genome of Acyrthosiphon pisum isolate AL4f unplaced genomic scaffold, pea_aphid_22Mar2018_4r6ur Scaffold_12315;HRSCAF=12942, whole genome shotgun sequence:
ATCTTAAATGTCGTGTTTTCGCGTTTTGCGTAACCTTTTACCATAGCCCATGCCAATTCAATTGGATTAAATTCGCAATGATAGGGCGGTAATCGGAGTACGGTGTGTCCTGCTTCTTCTGCAATTTTATCGATGGCGTAAGATTTATTACGTGGTATTTCGCGTACTTTAGCCATCAGTTCATGCTTCAAAAATGGTCTGTCAAGAACAACACCTTTTGATTGAAGCCACTCCGATAATTGGGCTTTATTCCAACACGTACTCGGATATTTTTCCAATTTGACGGAATGGTATGGGGCGTTGTCCATAACAATAATGGCATTAGGCTCAAGTCGAGGGAGAATAGCCTCAAACCATTCCTTGAAATTATTACCATTCATCTCATCGTGATAATCAGGGCTATTTTTTTTGGATTCAAAGCATAATAAACCACCTGGTAAAAAACCTTTGTCCGAACCGATATGAAGTAATATCAGCCGCTTGCCCTTGCCAGTTGGGTTGGTCGCCCCGGTCGTTAGTCCTTTGTTGAACGCGTCGTGTTTGGAAAGAACAGTATTGTCCTTCCACACGCGGTCCACACAGTCGCCTGCATTCAACCACGTCTCgtccaaataataaatttgtcgaCCTTCCTGACGATACTTGcggatattatacaaataatttcggTGCCAAACAATCAAGTCTTCCCTCTCCGTTA
Proteins encoded in this window:
- the LOC103311654 gene encoding uncharacterized protein LOC103311654 yields the protein MDYDKKYIRFWLRRELPTIDKILVAVNEDPSLPNFKRTTLYSTIKKLDFVFEKRKRCSVLTEREDLIVWHRNYLYNIRKYRQEGRQIYYLDETWLNAGDCVDRVWKDNTVLSKHDAFNKGLTTGATNPTGKGKRLILLHIGSDKGFLPGGLLCFESKKNSPDYHDEMNGNNFKEWFEAILPRLEPNAIIVMDNAPYHSVKLEKYPSTCWNKAQLSEWLQSKGVVLDRPFLKHELMAKVREIPRNKSYAIDKIAEEAGHTVLRLPPYHCEFNPIELAWAMVKGYAKRENTTFKMDDVRQLLHTAIERVTSENWQNFIKHVIGEEDKIWKVDDIMDEVIDQMEHCVLTITGETDSDYE